One Tachysurus vachellii isolate PV-2020 chromosome 8, HZAU_Pvac_v1, whole genome shotgun sequence genomic window carries:
- the lmln gene encoding leishmanolysin-like peptidase: MAAGCCRLCVSLWSVCFLLVYTHCHTCSHKVPLSSEVIHDVYLRSPRLTKRSTEKQLKIQIFYDSSLDVLDEDKSSLVKDKLFPQAINYLQMAFRVRRETGPVLLSRQCATNQYLRKKDEPHRYCQEACANITKCGPVIVPEQHLQQCRVCSETGKSCGPNGSPDGQGVEGADFVLYVSGVTTERCGQENIVAYAAYCQLEAELDRPIAGYANLCPNMISTQPQEFEGMLSTVKHEIMHALGFSAGLFAFYHDDAGKPLTPRFASGLPAFNESLGLYQWSDKVIKRATRLWDIHGGHMIRHEVHLMVTPRVVKEARRHFNCPILEGMELENQGGMGTELNHWEKRLLENEAMTGSHTQNRVFSRITLAIMEDTGWYRANYSMAENLEWGKGLGCDFVMKSCKFWIDQQRKTRPKLTPYCDSVRGVPLQLSCRQDQLAVAVCNLQKYPQPLPQEYQYFDSIPGVATKDLPFYGGSVEIADFCPFSQEFSWHLNGEYQRSSFCRIKENQPDSFRNYAAEEYGPDSVCLYQKSAFVMEQCDKRFTYPDWGSGCYKTSCSAEGLKVWVQDQSFLCVHAGQVLSVNVRMNEWVYSGQLICPACSNFCSNCPLPHELPPINTTRTVRIDPCSSSSGMVVTLWRLLYNLIPLLAGFMLCVRN, translated from the exons ATGGCTGCTGGATGCTGCaggctctgtgtgtctctttggtctgtgtgttttctgctcgtctacacacactgtcacacatgTAGTCACAAAGTGCCCTTGTCCTCAGAG gTAATACATGATGTCTACCTGAGATCACCAAGGCTGACAAAAAGAAGCACTGAAAAGCAGTTAaagatacaaatattttatgacTCCAGCTTGGATGT GTTAGATGAGGACAAGAGCAGTCTTGTAAAG GACAAactcttcccacaagccattaATTATCTCCAGATGGCTTTCAGGGTGCGTAGAGAGACAGGTCCTGTTTTATTAAGCAG ACAATGTGCAACAAATCAATATCTGCGAAAAAAAGACGAACCTCATCGCTATTGCCAAGAAGCTTGTGCAAATATCACAAAATGTGGACCAGTCATTGTGCCTGAGCAACATTTACAG CAATGCAGAGTGTGCAGCGAGACCGGGAAGTCATGTGGCCCAAACGGATCTCCAGATGGTCAGGGTGTTGAAGGGGCAGATTTTGTGTTGTATGTGAGTGGGGTAACCACAGAGCGTTGTGGCCAAGAAAACATCGTGGCCTATGCAGCATACTGCCAGTTGGAGGCCGAACTAGACAG GCCCATTGCTGGATATGCCAATTTGTGTCCAAATATGATCTCAACTCAGCCTCAGGAGTTCGAGGGCATGCTCTCCACGGTCAAGCACGAGATTATGCATGCCTTG GGTTTTTCAGCTGGGCTCTTTGCATTTTACCATGATGATGCCGGAAAACCTCTGACTCCACGCTTTGCAAGTGGCTTACCAGCATTTAATGAAAG TTTGGGCCTATATCAGTGGAGTGATAAAGTCATAAAGAGAGCGACACGATTGTGGGACATCCACGGAGGTCACATGATCCGACATGAGGTCCACCTGATGGTTACTCCACGAGTTGTA AAAGAAGCTCGAAGACATTTCAACTGCCCTATTCTCGAGGGTATGGAGCTGGAAAATCAAGGGGGCATGGGCACAGAGCTAAACCACTGGGAGAAACGCTTACTAGAG AATGAAGCCATGACTGGATCTCATACACAGAACAGAGTTTTTTCCAGGATTACTCTGGCTATAATGGAAGATACTGG GTGGTACAGAGCCAATTACAGCATGGCAGAAAACTTGGAATGGGGCAAAGGTTTGGGTTGTGACTTTGTGATGAAAAGCTGCAAATTCTGGATTGACCAGCAACGCAAGAC GAGGCCAAAGTTGACCCCATACTGTGACTCCGTGCGAGGTGTGCCTCTACAGCTCTCCTGCAGGCAGGACCAGCTGGCAGTGGCTGTGTGTAACCTGCAGAAGTATCCTCAGCCTCTGCCTCAAGAATATCAG TATTTTGACAGTATACCTGGAGTGGCTACAAAGGATTTGCCTTTTTATGGAGGTTCAGTGGAGATTGCAGATTTTTGCCCCTTCAGTCAGGAGTTCAGCTGGCATCTGAACGGAGAGTACCAGCGCAGTTCCTTCTGCAGAATTAAGGAAAACCAGCCAG ACTCCTTTAGGAATTACGCGGCCGAAGAATATGGTCCTgactctgtttgtctgtatcaGAAGTCAGCTTTTGTCATGGAGCAGTGCGATAAACGCTTTACTTACCCAGACTGGGGAAGTGGATGCTATAAG ACATCATGCTCGGCAGAAGGTTTAAAGGTATGGGTGCAGGATCAGAGCTTTCTGTGTGTACATGCTGGCCAGGTGCTTAGTGTGAATGTGAGGATGAATGAGTGGGTGTACAGCGGGCAGCTGATCTGCCCTGCCTGCTCAAACTTCTGCAGCAACTGCCCTCTTCCTCATGAGCTCCCACCAATCAACACTACTCGCACTGTTCGCATAG ATCCTTGCTCCAGCTCTTCTGGcatggtggtgacattgtggcGGCTCCTGTACAACCTCATTCCTTTGCTGGCGGGCTTCATGCTGTGTGTAAGGAATTAA